One window of Centropristis striata isolate RG_2023a ecotype Rhode Island chromosome 23, C.striata_1.0, whole genome shotgun sequence genomic DNA carries:
- the nell3 gene encoding uncharacterized protein nell3 — MVLVTPVLLLLLLSWVSSLQAVAEICRGTHCYGAETGDPRPCTGAHCPGGRSSRPPRQFNPTAQGRAAQIVASQHHAYPSSPRAASDAYPAVQPLRGRHGDSSSSSSSGGTRTRASEVFPAGCTDADCAALVKQFQPTNDTRDCRGIECRLPPRIRPRARVKSCVGEGCSSEESASQLPPVHLSDRAAQFLGDFPELGYPSSELGGAPLGVQLTCDIKPGENEVPSEDALILHLQLAKGQEKLVEALRAQQVVIRDLQQKLADQQEALLSQQREILDQQRRMYEQMDVVKAQYGLLSDTIKQVSFQGLQDELQSYFENHLAGLQSQARSHLQKSYAVHKMDMDTKVMDVVGEAHFPQPLLGCPSPCGQEEFCNFQKESPQCEKCTMCPPGFFLISQCSPTADRMCQDRDECLEVPNICGERVKCLNTPGGFRCLGVSEREAVLGLCGHEYFYNQELQECQACSDCDGEPVSVPCTAITDSVCGQPAESRLSQSWGANVGIPPARTSGTHIFSGLQLNIRGKERIDLLSNDAGQVTFLQHGLVWLDHNFALKHSCRNFLQVGMRLNGSQEEEGQDLSGVRIEQPDGKYFQGVSVSSGVEVEPNHTFTLLLKSPNQHCNQSKDIHIYDISTPSFSLLWLSHDTGAVAMTAQMSLLTHYQTSYRPTFRMTSVSDPYMISLTHDNRGVRFTESGVVKFVLQQALYSMGHTCIREGFSLIAYTNRNGTGQEAMQSFKTGVNYRDTSITLSGAVSVASGDTLSFEIQTPSQCNIRYFGDSTGISITSLIWIPSAVSSALTATVSRTGLPFGAVRNKPLSFQQITPDTPQVHLARSGEPNSRKNFIFHEKGTVNIALNLKLIHSCNIVKLTLQRLGGPGGQAGPVAQQVSGYMPEGSQWASIGLRTSFPVQNGTAVYVTLDCIRGRVNQITHEGGTNISILWVSV, encoded by the exons ATGGTTTTAGTGACACCcgtgctgttgctgctgctgctgtcttgggTATCATCCCTGCAAGCTGTCGCAGAGATCTGCCGGGGGACGCACTGCTACGGCGCGGAAACCGGCGATCCAAGACCGTGCACCGGAGCGCACTGCCCGGGGGGCAGATCCTCCAGACCTCCGCGGCAGTTTAACCCCACAGCCCAGGGGAGAGCGGCGCAGATAGTCGCCAGCCAGCACCACGCGTACCCGAGCTCTCCAAGAGCAGCGTCGGACGCGTATCCGGCTGTGCAGCCACTCCGCGGGCGGCAcggtgacagcagcagcagcagcagcagcggcggcaCACGGACAAGAGCGAGTGAAGTTTTCCCTGCAGGATGCACGGATGCGGACTGCGCTGCGCTTGTGAAACAATTTCAGCCCACTAATGACACCCGAGACTGTCGAGGGATCGAGTGCAGACTGCCACCGAGGATACGGCCAAGAGCTCGAGTAAAGTCCTGTGTGGGAGAGGGCTGTAGTTCAGAGGAGAGCGCCAGCCAGCTTCCTCCTGTCCATCTGTCCGACAGAGCCGCGCAGTTTCTGGGAGATTTCCCGGAGCTTGGATATCCGTCGTCGGAACTTGGCGGCGCGCCTCTGGGTGTCCAGCTCACATGTGACATAAAGCCAG GGGAGAATGAAGTTCCCTCAGAAGATGCCCTCATCTTGCACCTCCAGCTGGCAAAGGGGCAGGAGAAGCTGGTGGAGGCCCTGCGAGCCCAGCAGGTGGTCATCCGCGACCTGCAGCAGAAGCTCGCCGACCAACAGGAGGCGCTTCTGTCCCAGCAGAGGGAGATCCTGGACCAGCAGCGGCGTATGTACGAGCAGATGGATGTGGTGAAGGCCCAGTACGGCCTCCTCTCCGACACCATCAAGCAGGTTTCCTTCCAGGGGCTGCAGGACGAGCTGCAGAGCTACTTCGAGAACCACCTGGCGGGTCTGCAGAGCCAGGCCCGCAGCCACCTGCAGAAGTCCTACGCCGTGCACAAAATGGACATGGACACCAAGGTGATGGATGTAGTCGGAGAGGCTCATTTCCCTCAGCCTCTGCTGGGGTGCCCGTCGCCCTGCGGGCAGGAGGAGTTCTGTAATTTTCAGAAGGAGTCACCGCAGTGTGAGAAGTGCACCATGTGTCCTCCAGGCTTCTTTCTGATCTCACAGTGCTCTCCCACTGCAGACAGGATGTGCCAG GATAGAGATGAATGTCTGGAAGTACCAAACATCTGTGGAGAGCGAGTGAAGTGCCTTAATACTCCAG GGGGGTTCAGGTGTCTGGGAGTCTCTGAGAGAGAAGCCGTGTTGGGCCTGTGTGGTCATGAATACTTCTACAACCAGGAGCTGCAGGAGTGCCAGGCCTGCTCTGACTGTGATGGAGAGCCTGTTTCTGTCCCCTGCACAGCTATCACTGATTCCGTCTGCGGCCAGCCTGCAGAGAGCCGACTCTCCCAATCTTGGGGTGCTAATGTAGGAATTCCCCCTGCGAGGACCTCTGGCACCCACATCTTCTCTGGGCTTCAACTAAACATCCGAGGCAAAGAGAGGATCGATCTGCTGTCCAACGATGCGGGGCAGGTGACGTTCCTGCAGCACGGCCTGGTGTGGTTGGATCATAACTTTGCGTTAAAACACAGCTGCAGGAACTTCCTTCAGGTGGGAATGAGGCTCAACGGgagccaggaggaggagggtcagGACCTCAGTGGCGTTCGCATCGAACAGCCAGACGGGAAGTACTTCCAGGGTGTCAGCGTCAGCAGTGGAGTCGAGGTGGAGCCGAACCACACCTTCACTCTGCTGCTGAAGAGTCCGAACCAGCACTGCAACCAGAGCAAGGATATTCACATCTACGATATCTCCACTCCCTCTTTCAGCTTGCTCTGGTTGTCACATGACACCGGTGCTGTAGCCATGACGGCTCAGATGTCCCTGTTGACGCACTACCAGACCAGCTACCGCCCGACTTTCCGCATGACCTCAGTTTCCGACCCGTATATGATTAGTCTGACGCACGACAATCGCGGCGTGCGCTTCACAGAGAGCGGTGTGGTGAAGTTCGTCCTCCAGCAGGCGCTTTATTCCATGGGCCACACTTGTATCCGAGAGGGTTTCTCCCTGATTGCCTACACAAACCGCAACGGGACCGGACAGGAGGCGATGCAGTCTTTCAAAACGGGCGTCAACTACAGAGACACCTCCATCACGCTCTCCGGCGCTGTGAGCGTTGCCAGCGGAGACACGCTCAGCTTTGAGATCCAAACTCCCTCCCAGTGCAACATCCGCTACTTTGGGGACAGCACAGGGATCAGTATTACGAGCCTTATCTGGATTCCCTCTGCAGTGTCGTCAGCCCTGACTGCTACCGTGTCCAGGACCGGTCTGCCGTTCGGAGCAGTCAGGAATAAGCCGCTGTCATTCCAGCAGATCACCCCGGACACGCCGCAGGTCCACTTGGCCCGCTCAGGCGAGCCAAACAGCCGGAAGAACTTTATATTCCACGAGAAAGGGACGGTGAACATAGCCCTCAACCTGAAGCTGATACACTCCTGCAATATTGTAAAACTCACGTTGCAGCGGTTGGGGGGTCCGGGCGGGCAGGCAGGTCCTGTAGCTCAGCAGGTGTCTGGATATATGCCTGAAGGGAGCCAGTGGGCCAGTATTGGCCTGCGGACCTCGTTTCCAGTGCAGAACGGTACAGCGGTCTACGTCACTCTGGACTGCATCCGCGGACGAGTTAACCAGATAACTCATGAGGGCGGCACTAACATTTCAATCCTCTGGGTTTCAGTGTGA